From one Diorhabda carinulata isolate Delta chromosome 12, icDioCari1.1, whole genome shotgun sequence genomic stretch:
- the LOC130900143 gene encoding uncharacterized protein LOC130900143, which produces MSKRGSAAGFSKRGSQVTAKSATGVKTAGPAPKKGLEKPKKGLEWTLPAFSVCKKPKTGIDWEEVKKKLIRRQAPEGEDIKAIRLVLKELKDKTIPIHDFINLVSAYTSDNGHELRECLVEDMKNFQIMCRKIYQTMTQDISDVLINDQLLTVEFYQQKHDIGIERMMRAINEIYDMAPTFDFQKYYISRENYLNQILPIPAKSQEDPEVEHILKRQQLYHRLQWLRNEGERMFEENKRLQNRLHSLKRQQEMEQMNASQAAEAAEAKAAELEKEEEKMRNTLQQLNVDMEKSIIANEAEDRITHNETTLQPPKKEDLKERKKKKPKKRPDWASVVAEEIDVAQVQEAVANENESIPLDTSLRKLKLDSTLEQSRLESTTTSRARSKISFNPKFNSTEMPETSSNVVQQTKIEKSNIRQQKERQRGRVSLAPRDTWGGYH; this is translated from the coding sequence atgtcGAAAAGAGGTTCTGCGGCTGGGTTCAGTAAGCGGGGCAGTCAGGTAACAGCAAAATCTGCAACTGGAGTGAAAACTGCTGGACCTGCGCCAAAAAAAGGCCTAGAAAAACCGAAAAAAGGTCTGGAATGGACGTTACCCGCTTTTAGTGTATGCAAAAAACCCAAAACAGGAATCGATTGGGAAGAAGTGAAGAAAAAGCTAATCAGAAGGCAGGCTCCCGAAGGTGAAGATATAAAAGCAATCAGGTTAGTCTTAAAAGAACTCAAAGATAAAACAATTCCTATTCATGACTTCATCAACTTAGTATCTGCATATACTTCTGATAACGGCCATGAACTACGAGAATGTTTAGTTGaggatatgaaaaattttcaaataatgtgtCGAAAAATTTATCAGACAATGACACAAGACATCAGTGACGTATTGATAAACGACCAATTACTTACCGTTGAATTCTACCAGCAAAAGCATGATATTGGTATAGAAAGAATGATGCGAGCAATCAACGAAATATACGATATGGCTCCAACattcgattttcaaaaatattacatttcaagagagaattatttaaatcaaatattaccAATACCTGCCAAATCACAAGAAGATCCTGAAGTTGAACATATATTGAAGAGACAGCAACTTTACCACAGATTGCAATGGTTGAGGAATGAAGGAGAACGtatgtttgaagaaaataaacGGCTGCAAAATAGATTACACAGTCTCAAGCGTCAACAAGAGATGGAACAAATGAACGCATCTCAAGCGGCAGAAGCAGCTGAAGCTAAAGCGGCAGAACTtgaaaaagaggaagaaaagATGAGGAATACCTTACAACAGTTGAATGTTGATATGGAGAAGTCTATAATCGCTAATGAAGCCGAAGATAGAATAACTCATAATGAAACTACCCTACAACCACCTAAAAAAGAAGATCTCAAGGAACGCAAGAAAAAGAAGCCGAAGAAGAGACCTGATTGGGCAAGTGTTGTTGCCGAAGAAATCGACGTGGCACAAGTACAAGAAGCTGTGGCGAATGAAAATGAATCTATACCTTTGGATACTtcattaagaaaattgaaattagacaGTACTCTTGAACAAAGTCGATTAGAAAGTACTACAACTTCCAGAGCAAGAAGCAAAATTTCCTTCAATCCAAAGTTCAATTCCACTGAGATGCCGGAAACTTCTTCGAATGTTGTACAACAAACAAAGATCGAAAAATCCAATATTAGACAACAAAAAGAAAGGCAAAGGGGTAGAGTTAGTTTGGCACCACGTGATACGTGGGGAGGTTATCACTGA